A genomic window from Leptolyngbya sp. BL0902 includes:
- a CDS encoding HAD-IA family hydrolase — protein sequence MTLPAALIFDVDGTLAETERDGHRVAFNRAFEEMGLPWQWPVGLYGQLLRVAGGKERIRYYIERYQPKGLPDGDPTDLITALHQAKGRHFKDLLMANVIPLRPGVRRLLDEARQQNVRLAIATTSAKDSVLPLLEQLLGPESPGWFEMIAAGDMVPAKKPAPDIYHLVVETMDLPRERCLVLEDSQQGVLSSVAAGLPTVVTINDYTRNQPMPGASLVISHLGEPSQPFEVLWGEAKDAYYFSLELAQALLTAG from the coding sequence ATGACCCTTCCCGCTGCACTAATTTTTGATGTGGATGGCACCCTAGCCGAAACCGAGCGCGATGGCCACCGGGTCGCTTTTAACCGCGCCTTCGAGGAAATGGGTTTGCCCTGGCAGTGGCCAGTGGGTCTATACGGCCAACTGCTGCGAGTGGCGGGTGGTAAGGAACGTATCCGCTACTACATCGAGCGTTACCAGCCCAAGGGCTTGCCAGACGGCGATCCTACGGATTTGATCACCGCCTTGCACCAAGCCAAGGGGCGACATTTTAAAGACTTGCTCATGGCCAACGTTATCCCCCTGCGGCCCGGAGTACGGCGATTGCTGGACGAAGCCCGTCAGCAAAATGTGCGCCTCGCCATTGCCACCACCAGCGCCAAGGATTCGGTGCTGCCCCTGCTAGAACAGCTCCTAGGGCCAGAGTCCCCCGGTTGGTTTGAGATGATTGCCGCTGGAGACATGGTGCCCGCCAAAAAACCCGCCCCAGATATCTATCACCTCGTTGTCGAAACGATGGACTTGCCCCGTGAACGCTGCCTGGTATTGGAAGACAGTCAGCAGGGTGTCCTCTCTTCCGTGGCCGCTGGATTGCCGACGGTGGTGACGATCAACGACTACACCCGCAACCAACCCATGCCTGGGGCCAGCTTGGTGATTAGCCACCTGGGCGAACCCAGCCAGCCCTTTGAAGTCCTCTGGGGCGAGGCCAAGGACGCCTATTATTTCTCCTTGGAACTGGCGCAAGCCTTGCTAACGGCGGGCTGA
- a CDS encoding cysteine synthase A, producing the protein MDIKRGFVDTIGNTPLIRLNSVSEATGCEILGKAEFLNPGGSVKDRAALYIIEDAEKKGLLKPGGTVVEGTAGNTGIGLAHICNAKGYRCLIVIPETQSQEKIDLLRTLGAEVRTVPAVPYRDPNNYVKLSGRLAEELDNAIWANQFDNLANRQAHYATTGPEIWQQTEGTVDAWVAATGTGGTYAGTALFLKEKNPNIQCVVADPMGSGLYSFIKTGEVNIQGNSITEGIGNSRITANMEDVPIDDAVQISDPEALKVLYQMLYKDGLFMGGSVGINVAAAVQLAQRLGPGHRIVTVLCDGGSRYQSRIYSRPWLEEKGLWSDDLLPS; encoded by the coding sequence ATGGACATCAAACGCGGCTTTGTCGATACGATTGGAAACACCCCGCTCATCCGCCTCAACAGCGTTAGTGAGGCGACGGGCTGTGAGATTTTGGGCAAGGCAGAATTCCTCAATCCGGGCGGTTCGGTGAAGGATCGGGCGGCGCTCTACATCATCGAAGACGCCGAGAAAAAAGGCCTGCTCAAACCCGGTGGTACGGTGGTGGAAGGCACCGCTGGCAACACGGGCATCGGTCTGGCCCATATCTGCAATGCCAAGGGCTACCGCTGCCTAATCGTCATCCCCGAAACCCAGTCCCAGGAAAAAATTGATCTGCTGCGTACCCTAGGGGCCGAAGTTCGCACCGTGCCCGCCGTGCCCTACCGCGACCCCAACAACTACGTCAAACTGTCCGGTCGCTTAGCCGAAGAGTTGGACAACGCCATCTGGGCCAACCAGTTCGATAACCTGGCCAACCGCCAAGCCCACTACGCCACCACTGGCCCCGAAATTTGGCAGCAAACCGAGGGCACCGTCGATGCCTGGGTGGCCGCCACGGGCACCGGGGGCACCTACGCCGGAACCGCCCTATTTTTGAAAGAGAAAAATCCCAACATCCAGTGCGTCGTCGCCGACCCCATGGGCAGCGGCCTCTATAGCTTCATCAAAACCGGGGAAGTCAACATCCAGGGCAACTCCATCACCGAGGGCATCGGCAACAGCCGCATCACCGCCAACATGGAGGACGTTCCCATCGACGACGCCGTTCAAATCAGCGACCCCGAAGCCCTCAAGGTGCTCTACCAAATGCTGTACAAGGACGGCCTGTTCATGGGCGGATCCGTGGGCATCAACGTTGCCGCCGCTGTGCAACTGGCCCAACGCCTCGGCCCCGGCCACCGCATTGTCACCGTCCTCTGCGATGGCGGATCCCGCTACCAGTCCCGCATCTACAGCCGCCCCTGGCTAGAGGAAAAAGGACTGTGGAGTGACGATCTCCTGCCTAGCTAA
- the lepB gene encoding signal peptidase I, protein MSNSPDKKPAAAPNPWVEVLQTIGLSVVLAFGIRHFVAEARYIPSGSMLPTLEVNDRLVVEKISYRFNPPERGDIVVFWPPDSLTPPGRRRDAFIKRVIGLPGEEVTIRDGQVFINGEVLEENYIQSPPDYQWGPEQVPDDHYLVLGDNRNSSYDSHAWGFLPGENIIGRAAVRFWPLDRIGWLDSE, encoded by the coding sequence TTGTCCAATTCTCCCGATAAAAAACCAGCCGCCGCGCCCAATCCTTGGGTGGAAGTCTTGCAAACCATTGGCCTTAGCGTCGTGTTGGCCTTTGGCATTCGTCATTTTGTAGCCGAGGCCCGCTACATTCCCTCCGGCTCTATGCTGCCCACCCTGGAGGTAAACGACCGCCTGGTGGTGGAAAAAATCAGCTACCGTTTTAATCCGCCAGAACGGGGCGATATCGTTGTGTTTTGGCCTCCCGACAGCCTCACCCCTCCCGGCAGACGGCGGGACGCCTTCATTAAACGGGTGATCGGCCTACCGGGGGAAGAAGTCACCATCCGCGACGGCCAGGTCTTCATCAACGGCGAAGTCCTAGAGGAAAACTACATTCAATCTCCGCCCGACTACCAGTGGGGGCCAGAACAGGTGCCCGACGATCACTATCTGGTGCTAGGCGACAACCGCAACAGCAGCTACGACAGCCACGCCTGGGGCTTTTTGCCCGGTGAAAACATTATTGGCCGTGCCGCCGTCCGCTTTTGGCCCCTAGATCGAATCGGCTGGCTGGATTCGGAATAA